The following are from one region of the Deltaproteobacteria bacterium genome:
- a CDS encoding MMPL family transporter, translating to MVEYLVRQALRFRLPFVVVILTLTTVSAIYFSANFANSDNSLPVWFDPDDPDYVAYKNYLEEFGNDRFILLGFETPEVFSLPVLSFVRALTEELKKAPDIEKATSIANAEYIEGAADEIYIHPFIEEMPVRPEALEELKKKALAEEDFVGNLVSSDAKVFSIVAKINTGNTVEESTRLKNRIDALVARVNSQGYPYHLAGSPITDEAFDRLVIRDQQVFITSIVALVVVLLVIFFRSVTVAVVPTVVQVAVLLWVLALYYLVGYRMNVVAGMVVPILVAVCVADSVHLVLEYYQSRAAGLHREKALVDASKNLWRPCLYTAATTLAGFISFQSSSITPINVLGTLTALGVALAFLLTIFFIPVILSYLPEPKKKIVEHLQEGAIQRFLDGVSSLIFRHPKLIAFVFIVLAAAAVVGMTRLKIETNFLEYFPSWERVRSDLVFFDRHLSGVGSYEVVFSSRKPGWEVAHDPAVLKEIGRFARSMLKNGHTRKVQGPLGYLKKLNQAFHEGKNEFYRVPDTKEEVAQLFLLAESSGETEIGQYKSPDNKKIHLNVRTEWGSSEEMNRYLNTMRLEAENRFRPFGIDVTLTGYGPLWIRLDNDILVSQIYSFLIAFAVVSVLMMFFLKSFKVGLLSMIPNVLPILYTMGLMGFAGIHLNVSTVMIAAITVGITVDDTIHYLVRFGDALRREGDYRGAIRQANRSVGTAILFTSLILMGGFSVMCLGSFIPSIYFGSMT from the coding sequence ATGGTCGAATATCTTGTCCGCCAAGCCCTTCGGTTCCGTTTGCCGTTTGTCGTTGTTATTCTAACCCTCACGACGGTTTCTGCAATTTATTTTTCGGCCAATTTTGCCAATTCCGATAATTCCCTTCCCGTCTGGTTTGATCCGGATGACCCCGACTATGTCGCGTATAAAAATTACCTGGAAGAGTTCGGCAACGACCGTTTTATCCTTTTGGGCTTTGAGACGCCGGAGGTCTTTTCTCTGCCGGTATTAAGCTTTGTCCGTGCCCTGACCGAGGAGCTCAAAAAGGCCCCGGATATCGAAAAGGCCACCAGCATCGCCAACGCCGAATATATCGAGGGTGCGGCGGATGAAATTTATATCCACCCTTTTATCGAGGAGATGCCTGTCCGTCCCGAGGCGCTTGAAGAACTCAAAAAGAAGGCGCTGGCGGAAGAGGACTTTGTGGGAAATCTCGTCTCGTCCGACGCAAAGGTCTTCAGCATCGTCGCCAAAATAAACACCGGGAATACCGTTGAGGAAAGCACCCGCCTGAAAAACCGGATCGATGCGCTGGTCGCCCGCGTCAATAGCCAAGGTTATCCGTACCATCTGGCCGGCTCCCCCATCACCGACGAGGCCTTTGACCGGCTCGTGATCCGCGATCAGCAGGTTTTTATCACATCCATTGTCGCCCTTGTCGTCGTTCTGCTGGTGATTTTTTTTCGCAGTGTGACGGTGGCCGTTGTTCCCACCGTGGTGCAGGTGGCGGTTCTCCTGTGGGTTCTGGCCCTTTATTATCTGGTCGGCTACCGGATGAACGTCGTGGCGGGAATGGTGGTGCCGATTCTCGTTGCCGTCTGTGTTGCCGACTCGGTGCACCTTGTTTTGGAATACTATCAAAGCCGCGCCGCCGGCCTCCACCGGGAAAAAGCTCTCGTTGATGCCTCCAAAAATCTCTGGCGCCCCTGCCTCTATACAGCGGCGACGACGCTGGCGGGCTTTATCTCGTTCCAGTCGAGTTCCATCACGCCGATCAACGTCCTGGGGACGCTCACCGCCCTGGGGGTGGCGCTGGCTTTTCTGCTGACCATTTTTTTCATTCCTGTGATCCTTTCCTATCTTCCCGAGCCGAAAAAAAAGATTGTGGAACATCTGCAAGAGGGGGCGATTCAGCGGTTTTTGGACGGCGTTTCCTCGCTGATTTTCAGGCATCCCAAATTGATCGCCTTTGTTTTTATCGTCCTGGCCGCGGCGGCCGTAGTCGGGATGACCCGGCTTAAAATCGAGACCAATTTTCTGGAATATTTTCCCTCGTGGGAAAGGGTGAGGAGCGATCTGGTCTTTTTTGACCGCCATCTCTCCGGAGTCGGCTCTTACGAGGTTGTTTTTTCCTCCCGAAAACCGGGCTGGGAGGTAGCCCACGATCCCGCCGTCTTGAAGGAGATCGGCCGGTTTGCCCGGTCAATGCTCAAAAACGGACATACGCGGAAGGTGCAGGGCCCTCTTGGTTATTTGAAGAAATTGAATCAGGCGTTTCACGAGGGAAAAAATGAATTCTACCGTGTCCCCGACACAAAAGAAGAGGTGGCCCAGCTTTTTCTGCTGGCCGAAAGCTCCGGAGAAACGGAGATCGGCCAATACAAATCGCCGGACAACAAAAAAATCCATCTGAATGTCCGGACCGAGTGGGGTTCCTCCGAGGAGATGAACCGCTATTTGAACACCATGAGGCTCGAGGCCGAAAACCGCTTCAGGCCGTTTGGGATCGACGTCACCCTAACCGGCTACGGGCCGCTCTGGATCCGCCTGGACAACGATATCCTTGTCAGCCAGATTTACAGCTTTCTGATCGCCTTCGCCGTCGTTTCGGTTCTGATGATGTTCTTTCTAAAAAGCTTCAAGGTGGGTTTGCTAAGCATGATTCCCAACGTTTTGCCGATTCTCTACACCATGGGGCTGATGGGCTTTGCGGGGATTCATCTGAATGTCTCCACCGTGATGATTGCGGCGATCACTGTGGGCATCACCGTGGACGACACCATCCACTACCTCGTCCGTTTTGGCGATGCGCTAAGGCGCGAAGGGGATTACAGAGGCGCCATCCGTCAGGCCAACCGGTCGGTGGGGACCGCCATCCTTTTCACCTCGCTCATTCTCATGGGGGGATTTTCGGTGATGTGCCTCGGTTCTTTTATCCCCTCCATTTATTTCGGGAGCATGACGG